The Peribacillus simplex genome contains the following window.
ATCCTGACGGGACTGTAACCGATGCAGAAGTTAACTATTATGAACGTCGGTCTGGCGGGGTAGGCATGGTTATAACAGCTTGCACATACGTGACGGCCAATGGTAAAGGTTTTCATGGTGAATTTGGCGGAGATACGGATGAAATGATTCCTAGTTTACATCGTTTGGCTTCTGCGATTAAAGCGAAAGGTGCAAAAGCAATTCTACAAATATTTCATGGCGGCCGTGAGGTTCCACCGGAATTAGTACCAAATGGTGAAGTTGTAAGTGCAGGCAATATTCCGTCGGAAGGCGAAGGGAAACCTGTTCCACGTCCACTAACTGAAAGAGAAATTGAATCGATCATTCTCGATTTTGGTGAAACCACTCGACGAGCGATTGAAGCTGGTTTTGATGGTGTTGAAATTCACGGTGCCAATGGTTATTTACTCCAGCAATTCTTTTCACCGCATTCAAACCGTCGTGAAGACAAGTGGGGCGGATCGCTTGAAAAACGTCTGACTTTCCCATTAGCGGTTGTGGACGAAGTGAAAAAGGCTGTTGCTGAATATGCCAAAAATCCGTTCATCGTAGGATATCGCTTTTCACCGGAGGAGCCTGAAACACCAGGAATCACCATGGATGATACACTTGCATTGATTGATGGGCTTGTATCAAAAAATATTGATTATCTCCATGTTTCATTAATGGATTTCTGGTCGAAAGCAAGACGGGGAGTCGAGGCTGACCGACCTCGGATAGAAATTATAAAAGAACGTGTCGGAGATCAAGTTCCTGTCATCGGCGTTGGGTCCATCTATACAGCGGATGATGCAATCAAAGCACTGCAATCAGGGGTTCCGTTAATCGCATTGGGCCGTGAACTTATAATCGACCCTGAGTGGGTACAAAAAGTGGAACAAGGCAGGGAAACTGAAATCGTGACAAAAATAAACAAGGATAATCAGCAGCAACTTGATATTCCAGATCCATTATGGCAAGCGATCATCCATTCTCCAGGATGGTTCCCGGGGATTGAATAGGAGTTGTCTCCGTATTAATTAAACGATACTATTTTGTCACAAGAATTCGATAACACTTGGAAAAAGTGAACAACAAAAAGAAGACCCAGTCATAATGATGATCAGGTCTTCTTTTTGTTGACATTCACTTCCCCTGCAAAGAGGATGCCGGCATGGTCTGATAAAAAATCGAATGACAGGCTTTCATGAGGGTCAAATTGTGGAACGGAGTGAGGGCGAATCCACTCCATGTTTTCGTAATGAATAATTTTTCATCTTAAAATATAAAGGTATCAAGTGAGTATGGTCCAGCTCCGGTTATCGCAACGCCAATCGCCACTGCAAGAATAGCAAGATTATATTCATAACCGTTTTGAGTTGCCCAGTAGCCATTGGCTCCATGGACTTTAACGATCGCAACGAGCATTGTAAGCGCAATTAATATACCTGCAAAGGGTGTAAGGAGACCTAAAGCAAATAAAGCTCCTCCAATAAACTCTGAAAGACCAGCAAATAGTGCCATCGTAACTCCTGGCTTCATCCCAATCGAGTCAAACCAGCCTCCTGTACCTTTCAAGCCATGACCGCCAAACCATCCAAATAATTTTTGAGCTCCATGTCCAACAAACGATAACCCGATTACTACACGTATAACTAATAAACCTATACCAATCATTTATGATGCCTCCTGAAATTTTATTTTGATTATAGATATCTTTAATTCGAGATTTGATTTCAAAAAAAACATGGGTTTTTATCTCGATTTAAAATATCTCTAATTAAAGATAATGTAATTTGAGTGTTTTGTCAACATTTCATTTGAATGATTGCTGTGGGGAAAAGGGAATGAGGTTTCTATATTAAAGGGAGGGGGGATTTAAGTAATTACTCGTGATTTTCACACTTTTACTCGTGATAAGTATATGGAATTCAATTTTATTTACGAGGGTGCCGACCTGAAAGTACAATTAAGGAATTATTTAAGAACACATGCCGCTCATTACTTAAGATGTTTAAATAATGCTGTTTTCACATACTTTGTTGCTATTTACTAGGTAGTGAGTTGTGGTTGATTTCCCCTCTAGATGCTCGCTTTCCTTGGTGCGGGCGGTGAGCCTCCTCGGTGGGGTCTCACCTGTCCCGCTGCTCCCGCAGGAGTCTCGCACTTCCGCTCCAATCAACCTAAATAGTTTCGTTTTAAAAACAACAATCTTTACGAAAAGAGCCTTAAATAATGAACATTTGCAATATGATTGGTTTCCCTTATATTAAAGGGTGGAACTAAGGTAGGAAGTCTTTTGACTATTAATCCGGTTGGTCCTTCCATCTTAGCTGGATTTCCTATTGTTCTTGTTGTGACAAACTAGAACCGACACACGATGTTAATGTTGAAATGTGTATCCTTTTTAAATGAAAAACAGGCAGTACGCACGTAGCGTTTGCCTGTTTTCTATATAGAAAGAAAAGGTTATTCTTATGTATTCGAATGGAGAAAGAATCGAAAAAGGAGAGATTGACCGTTAAAATAAATCATATAATAACATGGGTGGTTATCAATGGGAGATGAACGGGATTAAAAACCTGTACCAGTTTTATAAAAAAGTTCATTATATTTATTTAATAATTGATCAAGTTGCTGGCTATATTCAACGGCAACATGGGAGTTTAAACCATCTTTAGCGACAACCTTGATAAGTTCATTTCTCTTTAATTCAATCTGTTCGAGAAATTCATTCTTTTTAGCCATTATATTTCCTTTCTGGCCCCAACATTTTTTCATGGTACCCTTTATTTATGTGTTCTGTTGTAAAATTTGTATGAATATAACAATTATATCGGCTCGGACTAATGAATTCAAATAAGTTAACTTAATGAAAATTAAGCTGTGTCCCCCTTCTCTTTTAAATGTTTGGCATTTAGTTGTCATGAAATATTCACAGTTCCATAAATGTATTTTTTTATCTTATTTGTTACAATGTTTATAGGTTGACATACATAGGAGTGAGCTCATTTGAATGATATTAATATGTTTTTAGCTTTTGGGGCGGGCTTCTTGAGTTTTATTTCGCCATGCTGCTTACCGCTATATCCAGCCTTCTTATCTTATATCACTGGTATGAGTGTTGGTGAAATCAAATCCGAGAACGCCATGCTCCAAAGAAGAAGTATGCTGCATACTTTATTCTTCCTTCTTGGTTTTTCTCTAGTTTTTATTGCAATTGGTTTTAGTACGACCTTTTTAGGTTCTTTTTTCTCGGATTACAAAGAATTGATTCGTCAGATTGGTGCGATCCTGATTATTATTTTTGGATTATTCATTGTAGGGATCTTTCAGCCGAAATCTTTGATGAAAGATAGTCGTTTTGAATTTAAAAACCGACCTAGCGGATATATAGGTTCGATTCTTATCGGACTTGCTTTTGCGGCTGGATGGACGCCTTGTGCTGGCCCACTATTGGGTGCTGTCATCTCTTTGGGTGCGACTAACTCTAGCGCTGCCATGAGTTATATGACTGCCTATATATTAGGCTTTGCCATCCCGTTTTTCATATTATCCTTCTTTGTCGGAAAATTGAAATGGATCAAAAAGTACAGCCAATACATCATGAAGATTGGCGGATATTTAATGATTGTAATGGGTGTGATTTTGTTTTTTAATTGGATGACCAAAATAATAGCAGTCCTGTCTAGACTATTCGGTGGCTTTACGGGGTTTTAGTCCATAATAAGTTATTTTTTCAAAATTATTCTAATGGGAGTTTCCTTGATTAGGTTTTATTGTGCTGTTCGAAATTTGATTCGGCCTGGTGACGATGGATATTACCATGCCAATCATGAAGAAATTAAGAAGGAAATTTGGGCTGCAAAGGATATAATTATATTCTCGATGGGTCAGCAGAAAAATGGTGTTGAAGCTTGGGCGAAAGACTTTTATCGTCAAGCCTTTTGTCGAGAGCAGGGTATAAAATGCCATCAATAGGTCGCTAAATTAAAAACACGCTCCTTGTTTATCTCAAATAGGTAATATATACTTTGTTTATTAATTGAAGTCATATATAATTTTTAATGGTACTTACCTATTTTTAATTAAAAGGGATGGTTTGATGATATATTTATCAACAGGTATAGCGATTGTGATGGCTATGGGTGTTTTC
Protein-coding sequences here:
- a CDS encoding aspartyl-phosphate phosphatase Spo0E family protein, with amino-acid sequence MAKKNEFLEQIELKRNELIKVVAKDGLNSHVAVEYSQQLDQLLNKYNELFYKTGTGF
- a CDS encoding cytochrome c biogenesis protein CcdA, with protein sequence MNDINMFLAFGAGFLSFISPCCLPLYPAFLSYITGMSVGEIKSENAMLQRRSMLHTLFFLLGFSLVFIAIGFSTTFLGSFFSDYKELIRQIGAILIIIFGLFIVGIFQPKSLMKDSRFEFKNRPSGYIGSILIGLAFAAGWTPCAGPLLGAVISLGATNSSAAMSYMTAYILGFAIPFFILSFFVGKLKWIKKYSQYIMKIGGYLMIVMGVILFFNWMTKIIAVLSRLFGGFTGF
- a CDS encoding DoxX family protein translates to MIGIGLLVIRVVIGLSFVGHGAQKLFGWFGGHGLKGTGGWFDSIGMKPGVTMALFAGLSEFIGGALFALGLLTPFAGILIALTMLVAIVKVHGANGYWATQNGYEYNLAILAVAIGVAITGAGPYSLDTFIF
- a CDS encoding NADH-dependent flavin oxidoreductase; its protein translation is MNSKFTPLFDSFNLGKGMEVKNRLVMAPMTNFSSNPDGTVTDAEVNYYERRSGGVGMVITACTYVTANGKGFHGEFGGDTDEMIPSLHRLASAIKAKGAKAILQIFHGGREVPPELVPNGEVVSAGNIPSEGEGKPVPRPLTEREIESIILDFGETTRRAIEAGFDGVEIHGANGYLLQQFFSPHSNRREDKWGGSLEKRLTFPLAVVDEVKKAVAEYAKNPFIVGYRFSPEEPETPGITMDDTLALIDGLVSKNIDYLHVSLMDFWSKARRGVEADRPRIEIIKERVGDQVPVIGVGSIYTADDAIKALQSGVPLIALGRELIIDPEWVQKVEQGRETEIVTKINKDNQQQLDIPDPLWQAIIHSPGWFPGIE